A window of Yoonia sp. SS1-5 genomic DNA:
AAGATATCAACGGTCGCATGCGCGCCGGACAGTTGGGTCAGGGGCAAAAATGCGAATATGGCAAAGGCGATGCCCGCCTCGACCAGCTCAAAATCGCCATTGACCGGACCGACGCCAATGCTGATCAGCCAATTGCCGACAGCACCCAGATAGCCCGCATGCGCGGCCCCGTTCAGCTCGCGCCCCAGAACGCTTGCACAGACGGTCAGGACCAGCAGACACAGGATGATGCCGCCCAACAGTGCCATGAACCGGGCAAGTCGTTCGATCAGGTTGTGAAGCAACGGCAGGCCTCCGGACACAAGACGACCCCTGACTGGCGGTCAGGGGTCGCTGTTGTTTAGTTGCCTGCGCTGTGCTTGGCAATCAGCGCTGTCGCCGCCTCATAGAGGCCCGCGCCATCAATACCGGCGGCATCAGCTTCGGCGATCCAGGCGTCAATTGTGGGCTGCGCGGCGTCTTTCCAGCCCTGCACCTGTTCGGGTGTCAGCATGATGATGTTGTTGCCCGCATCCTCGGCCAGCTTGCGGCCCGGCGCGTCATATTCCTCCATCGTACGCCCGGCAAAGGCCGAGAATTCGATAC
This region includes:
- a CDS encoding TRAP transporter small permease; amino-acid sequence: MSGGLPLLHNLIERLARFMALLGGIILCLLVLTVCASVLGRELNGAAHAGYLGAVGNWLISIGVGPVNGDFELVEAGIAFAIFAFLPLTQLSGAHATVDIFTNNMSLRTNRFLATFWSLVMAVMIVLITWRLFVGMQDKIRYGETSYLIQFPVWWAYAASFAAAICASIVSIYCAFQRLTGARQ